A single window of Halobacterium jilantaiense DNA harbors:
- a CDS encoding NuoI/complex I 23 kDa subunit family protein, which translates to MIGVLKSMATTMKHALDGNTFTVEYPEETPEVSARFRGIHKFSQERCIWCRQCENVCPNDTIQIVTDKQRNGEQYNLHVGQCIYCRLCEEVCPVDAILLTENFEFTGDTKHDLVFNKEQLKNVPWYKDIDPLASREPDRGAWIGEGEGEVDYQ; encoded by the coding sequence ATGATCGGCGTACTCAAATCGATGGCAACGACGATGAAGCACGCGCTCGACGGGAACACGTTCACCGTCGAGTATCCCGAGGAGACGCCCGAAGTGTCGGCGCGCTTCCGGGGCATCCACAAGTTCAGCCAGGAACGCTGCATCTGGTGTCGGCAGTGTGAGAACGTCTGCCCGAACGACACCATCCAGATTGTCACTGACAAGCAGCGCAACGGCGAGCAGTACAACCTCCACGTCGGCCAGTGCATCTACTGCCGGCTCTGCGAGGAGGTCTGTCCCGTCGACGCGATCCTGCTCACGGAGAACTTCGAGTTCACCGGAGACACGAAACACGACCTCGTGTTCAACAAAGAGCAGCTGAAGAACGTACCGTGGTACAAAGACATCGACCCGCTTGCCTCCCGCGAACCTGACCGGGGTGCCTGGATCGGCGAAGGCGAAGGCGAGGTCGACTACCAGTAG
- a CDS encoding complex I subunit 4 family protein, translating to MMIEALIGVTLLSAFVVMLAPDKVAGKLAAGLSLLPVAGSVWMYAQFDGSGNALFEGGSLAFETMTRWITVGPYTLNWHVGIDGISMPLVVLSTILTTLAIMSAWTPIDERESQFYALMLFMEASLLGVFTALDFFVWFVFWEFVLVPMYFLIGIWGGPRRKYAAIKFFVYTNVASLVMFIGFMALVFGLSVNTMDMPAIAQAIAAGSFDTTYGLGETGLKTVAFFAMFFGFAVKVPTVPLHTWLPDAHVQAPTPASVMLAGVLLKMGTYALLRFNFTMLPGVASDYAVFIAALAVVSVIYGAMLALAQQDLKRIVAYSSVSSMGYVILGLVAYNVYGLGGATFQMVAHGLISGLMFMCVGVIYNTAHTRMVGDLSGIADKMPVTAAVFVAAAFGYMGLPLMAGFAGELFIFLGGFTAEFAYAQLLTALAMFGIVIVAGYLLFAMQRVLFGPFSADTDYDIVPAALHDTVPIVTLVVLVVVLGTVPELFYDMIQDAVTPMVDAMASVVAPVFGGELL from the coding sequence ATGATGATAGAAGCGCTAATCGGCGTTACGCTGCTGTCGGCGTTCGTGGTGATGCTCGCACCCGACAAGGTCGCGGGCAAACTCGCAGCCGGCCTCAGTCTGCTTCCTGTCGCGGGGAGCGTCTGGATGTACGCACAGTTCGACGGGAGCGGCAACGCGCTCTTCGAGGGCGGGTCGCTCGCGTTCGAGACGATGACTCGCTGGATCACGGTCGGCCCCTACACGCTCAACTGGCACGTCGGCATCGACGGCATCAGCATGCCGCTGGTCGTCCTGTCGACGATCCTGACGACGCTCGCCATCATGAGCGCGTGGACGCCTATCGACGAGCGCGAGAGCCAGTTCTACGCGCTGATGCTGTTCATGGAGGCCAGCCTTCTGGGCGTCTTCACGGCACTGGACTTCTTCGTCTGGTTCGTGTTCTGGGAGTTCGTGCTGGTGCCGATGTACTTCCTCATCGGTATCTGGGGCGGCCCGCGGCGGAAGTACGCCGCGATCAAGTTCTTCGTGTACACGAACGTCGCGAGCCTGGTGATGTTCATCGGGTTCATGGCGCTCGTGTTCGGCCTGTCCGTGAACACGATGGACATGCCGGCCATCGCACAGGCCATCGCGGCGGGGAGCTTCGACACGACGTACGGCCTCGGTGAGACGGGCCTGAAGACAGTCGCGTTCTTCGCGATGTTCTTCGGGTTCGCGGTGAAGGTGCCGACAGTCCCGCTGCACACGTGGCTGCCGGACGCCCACGTGCAGGCCCCGACGCCGGCGTCCGTCATGCTGGCGGGGGTTCTCCTGAAGATGGGGACGTACGCGCTGCTGCGGTTCAACTTCACGATGCTGCCCGGTGTCGCCTCGGACTACGCGGTGTTCATCGCCGCGCTCGCCGTGGTGTCGGTCATCTACGGCGCGATGCTGGCGCTCGCTCAGCAGGACCTCAAGCGCATCGTCGCATACTCCTCGGTGTCGTCGATGGGGTACGTGATTCTCGGGCTCGTGGCGTACAACGTCTACGGGCTCGGCGGCGCGACCTTCCAGATGGTCGCCCACGGTCTCATCTCCGGACTGATGTTCATGTGCGTCGGCGTCATCTACAACACGGCGCACACGCGCATGGTCGGTGACCTCTCCGGTATCGCAGACAAAATGCCGGTGACGGCGGCGGTGTTCGTCGCCGCCGCGTTCGGCTACATGGGCCTGCCGCTGATGGCTGGCTTCGCCGGGGAGCTGTTCATCTTCCTCGGTGGCTTCACCGCCGAGTTCGCGTACGCCCAGCTGCTCACGGCGCTGGCGATGTTCGGCATCGTCATCGTCGCGGGCTACCTGCTGTTCGCGATGCAGCGCGTCCTCTTCGGACCGTTCAGCGCGGATACTGACTACGATATCGTGCCCGCGGCGCTCCACGACACCGTGCCGATCGTGACGCTGGTCGTGCTCGTGGTCGTGCTCGGCACCGTGCCCGAGCTGTTCTACGACATGATTCAGGACGCCGTGACGCCGATGGTGGACGCGATGGCGTCTGTCGTCGCCCCGGTCTTCGGAGGTGAGCTACTGTGA
- the nuoK gene encoding NADH-quinone oxidoreductase subunit NuoK has translation MVPMEYYLLLSAAVFCIGVFGVLTRRSALLFLMSVELMLNAASVNLVAFSWFHGNLSGQAFTLFVMALAAAEVAVGLGIILTLYRNFDDIDVTNATTMRW, from the coding sequence ATGGTGCCGATGGAGTACTACCTCCTGCTGTCCGCAGCCGTCTTCTGTATCGGCGTCTTTGGCGTGCTGACGCGCCGGAGCGCGCTGCTGTTCCTGATGTCCGTGGAACTGATGCTGAACGCCGCGAGCGTGAATCTGGTGGCGTTCTCGTGGTTCCACGGGAACCTCTCCGGGCAGGCGTTCACCCTGTTCGTGATGGCGCTGGCGGCCGCCGAAGTGGCGGTCGGTCTCGGCATCATTCTGACGCTGTACCGCAACTTCGACGATATCGACGTGACCAACGCGACGACGATGAGGTGGTAA
- a CDS encoding NADH-quinone oxidoreductase subunit N codes for MTELPPLTPQLVLGVTALLVLGIDTLTPDSRSNTLLAGISAAGTLLTAGIAAWFLSAGTGDFQFVQFDGALVVDALSLFFAFVVGTVATLVVVASHDYLKDQQHVAEFYALTLLAATGMTLMASANSLVTVFISLELASIPSYVLVSYLKTDRGSVEAGLKYFLVGALSSAIMVYGISLVYASTGVMGLQPIAESFGNGVEFTGVLGLGVVMLAAGFAFKTASVPFHFWAPEAYEGAPAPVSAFISSASKAAGFAVLFRVFTTAFPLEVISGTVIDWSLLFAALAVVTMTLGNFAAATQDNVKRMLAYSSIGHAGYVLIGLAAVQSGAGAENSFVLGASMMHLLVYGFMNTGAFLFVALAEYWGVGRTFEDYNGLAERAPVACVAMTVFMFSLAGLPVGGGFLSKYVLFAGAVQSGFAWLAAVAAINSALSLFYYSRVVKAIWIEDPSGDLTLEGQPTGLYVAVLAAAVGTVALLVAFDPVAQTANHAAGVLFG; via the coding sequence GTGACGGAACTCCCACCACTGACGCCGCAGCTCGTGCTGGGCGTGACGGCCCTGCTCGTGCTCGGTATCGACACGCTGACACCGGACTCGCGGAGCAACACGCTGCTGGCCGGTATCAGCGCGGCCGGCACGCTGCTGACCGCCGGTATCGCCGCGTGGTTCCTGTCGGCGGGCACCGGTGACTTCCAGTTCGTGCAGTTCGACGGCGCGCTCGTCGTGGACGCACTGTCGCTGTTCTTCGCGTTCGTCGTCGGCACCGTCGCGACGCTCGTCGTCGTGGCGAGCCACGACTACCTGAAGGACCAACAGCACGTCGCGGAGTTCTACGCCCTGACGCTGCTGGCGGCGACCGGCATGACGCTGATGGCGTCGGCCAACAGCCTCGTCACGGTGTTCATCAGCCTCGAACTGGCGAGCATCCCGTCGTACGTGCTCGTCTCTTACCTGAAGACGGACCGCGGCAGCGTCGAAGCCGGCCTGAAGTACTTCCTCGTCGGCGCGCTGTCCTCAGCCATCATGGTGTACGGCATCAGCCTGGTTTACGCCTCCACGGGCGTCATGGGGCTGCAGCCGATTGCCGAGAGCTTCGGGAACGGCGTCGAGTTCACCGGCGTGCTCGGTCTGGGCGTCGTGATGCTTGCCGCCGGGTTCGCGTTCAAGACCGCTTCCGTGCCGTTCCACTTCTGGGCACCGGAGGCCTACGAGGGCGCACCCGCGCCGGTCTCGGCGTTCATCTCGTCGGCCTCGAAGGCCGCCGGGTTCGCCGTGCTGTTCCGCGTGTTCACGACGGCGTTCCCGCTCGAAGTCATCTCGGGAACCGTCATCGACTGGTCGCTGCTGTTCGCGGCGCTCGCGGTGGTCACGATGACTCTCGGGAACTTCGCCGCGGCGACCCAGGACAACGTCAAGCGGATGCTCGCGTACTCCAGCATCGGGCACGCGGGCTACGTGCTCATCGGCCTCGCCGCCGTGCAGAGCGGCGCGGGCGCGGAGAACTCCTTCGTGCTCGGTGCGTCGATGATGCACCTGCTCGTCTACGGCTTCATGAACACGGGCGCGTTCCTGTTCGTCGCTCTGGCCGAGTACTGGGGCGTCGGGCGGACGTTCGAGGACTACAACGGCCTCGCGGAGCGCGCGCCGGTCGCGTGCGTCGCGATGACCGTGTTCATGTTCAGTCTCGCCGGGCTACCGGTGGGCGGCGGCTTCCTCTCGAAGTACGTGCTGTTCGCGGGCGCGGTTCAGTCCGGGTTCGCGTGGCTCGCGGCGGTCGCGGCCATCAACAGTGCGCTGTCGCTGTTCTACTACTCTCGGGTCGTGAAGGCTATCTGGATCGAGGACCCGAGCGGCGACCTCACGCTGGAGGGGCAGCCGACCGGTCTCTACGTGGCAGTGCTGGCCGCTGCGGTCGGCACGGTCGCGCTTCTGGTCGCGTTCGACCCGGTCGCGCAGACCGCGAACCACGCCGCTGGCGTCCTGTTCGGCTGA
- a CDS encoding NADH-quinone oxidoreductase subunit J, whose amino-acid sequence MTSRPEFADDLNFVSGLAAVALFAVMAVVFVGAGFESATAGFPADVSVTASLGYVLMDLNGTSLAEATPGFLAAFETIDIVLVAALAGAVFLANRDNESDQGGDR is encoded by the coding sequence ATGACGTCGCGCCCTGAGTTCGCGGACGACCTGAACTTCGTTTCCGGGTTGGCCGCAGTCGCGCTGTTCGCTGTTATGGCCGTCGTGTTCGTCGGTGCGGGCTTCGAGTCGGCGACCGCCGGGTTCCCGGCGGACGTCTCCGTCACGGCGAGCCTCGGCTACGTACTCATGGACCTCAACGGCACGTCGCTGGCGGAGGCGACGCCGGGGTTCCTCGCCGCGTTCGAGACCATCGACATCGTGCTGGTCGCGGCGCTGGCGGGCGCGGTGTTCCTCGCAAACCGCGACAACGAAAGCGATCAGGGAGGTGACCGGTGA
- a CDS encoding NADH-quinone oxidoreductase subunit A — MNPWIAIGALALVSVLIPAGMIGVSALIRPSVPEQGKRATYESGEVPTGDARLQFNTQYYMVALLFLVFDIETVLIFPWTVIYRDALAMEGVGLVEVLAPMLVFIGILVVGLAWAWRKGVVQWMRTPAHERRTTHE, encoded by the coding sequence ATGAATCCATGGATCGCCATCGGTGCGCTGGCGCTCGTATCTGTCCTCATTCCGGCCGGGATGATCGGCGTCTCGGCACTGATACGGCCCAGTGTACCCGAGCAGGGAAAACGAGCCACCTACGAGAGCGGTGAGGTGCCGACAGGGGACGCGCGCCTCCAGTTCAACACGCAGTACTACATGGTTGCGCTGTTGTTCCTCGTGTTCGACATCGAGACCGTTCTCATCTTCCCGTGGACCGTCATCTACCGCGACGCGCTCGCAATGGAGGGCGTCGGCCTCGTCGAGGTTCTCGCGCCGATGCTCGTCTTCATCGGCATCCTCGTCGTCGGCCTCGCATGGGCCTGGCGCAAGGGCGTCGTGCAGTGGATGCGGACCCCGGCACACGAACGGAGGACCACACATGAGTAG
- a CDS encoding complex I subunit 1/NuoH family protein: MTETPLPDTIADLLGVEGIFGDALSMLLAAALVGTIMLTMTAFAGPWAKRKITASFTDRISVNRIGPWGLGTIIVDAVRLLSKELIIPEGADRPAYDLAPIVLAGSALFAFAVIPMGNGIQLADPEVGLVFVFAMASIASLGLLMGGYASNNKYSLLGGLRAVAQNIAYEIPLVLTAASVVLFTGTLQLSEIVAMQQNTTLAVIAGVRIPAWFAFVNPFAFVLFVVANLAEVGRNPFDTPEAPTEIVAGYQTEYSSAYFVLFYLGEFVHIFLGGAIIATLFLGGPGGPFLPGFVWFTIKIWAVYIFTQWCRSAIPRVRIDQLIGIGWKGMLVLSFANLVLTAAILGVTGL; encoded by the coding sequence ATGACCGAGACACCGCTGCCCGACACCATCGCGGACCTGCTCGGCGTCGAGGGTATCTTCGGTGACGCGCTCTCGATGCTGCTGGCGGCCGCGCTCGTCGGCACCATCATGCTGACGATGACCGCGTTCGCGGGCCCGTGGGCGAAGCGGAAGATCACGGCGTCGTTCACGGACCGCATCTCCGTCAACCGCATCGGTCCGTGGGGGCTCGGTACCATCATCGTCGACGCAGTCCGACTGCTCTCCAAGGAGCTCATCATCCCGGAGGGAGCCGACCGGCCCGCCTACGACCTCGCGCCCATCGTGCTCGCGGGGTCGGCGCTGTTCGCGTTCGCCGTCATTCCGATGGGCAACGGCATCCAGCTCGCCGACCCCGAAGTCGGGCTGGTGTTCGTGTTCGCGATGGCGTCCATCGCGAGCCTCGGCCTGCTGATGGGCGGGTACGCGTCGAACAACAAGTACAGCCTGCTCGGCGGCCTGCGCGCCGTCGCACAGAACATCGCGTACGAGATTCCGCTCGTCCTCACGGCGGCCTCCGTGGTGCTGTTCACGGGGACGCTCCAGCTGAGCGAAATCGTCGCCATGCAGCAGAACACCACGCTCGCAGTTATCGCGGGCGTCCGAATCCCAGCGTGGTTCGCGTTCGTGAACCCGTTCGCGTTCGTGCTGTTCGTGGTGGCGAACCTCGCCGAGGTCGGCCGCAACCCCTTCGACACGCCGGAGGCCCCGACGGAGATTGTCGCCGGCTACCAGACCGAGTACTCGTCGGCGTACTTCGTCCTGTTCTACCTCGGTGAGTTCGTTCACATCTTCCTGGGCGGCGCTATCATCGCCACGCTGTTCCTCGGCGGGCCCGGCGGACCGTTCCTGCCCGGGTTCGTCTGGTTCACGATCAAGATCTGGGCGGTGTACATCTTCACCCAGTGGTGCCGGTCGGCGATTCCGCGCGTGCGGATCGACCAGCTCATCGGCATCGGCTGGAAGGGCATGCTGGTGCTGTCGTTCGCGAACCTCGTGCTCACCGCGGCAATCCTCGGAGTGACTGGACTATGA
- a CDS encoding NADH-quinone oxidoreductase subunit B, with translation MSSDQPRDSITESSDPLTSTREARMGEGVDNRFNSRLREAFGSTPFILTKFDKFMNWVRGSSMFMLQFGIACCSIEMMHTYSVKHDLDRFHAGVPRASPRQADVIIVPGTIVSKFAPRMKRVYDQMPEPKFVVGMGNCTASGGPFQEGYNVVKGAEEVIPVDIHIPGCPPRPEALVYGVAKLQERIANGESSPVTVKPYELQQFGDLDRDELVDKLAEDIDEETLVMRYNWADSP, from the coding sequence ATGAGTAGTGACCAACCAAGAGACAGCATCACGGAATCGAGCGACCCACTGACGTCGACCCGGGAGGCCCGTATGGGCGAGGGCGTCGACAACCGATTCAACTCCCGGCTGCGCGAAGCGTTCGGCTCCACCCCGTTCATCCTCACGAAGTTCGACAAGTTCATGAACTGGGTGCGCGGGTCGAGCATGTTCATGCTGCAGTTCGGTATCGCGTGCTGCAGCATCGAGATGATGCACACGTACTCGGTCAAACACGACCTCGACCGATTCCACGCCGGCGTTCCGCGGGCCTCGCCCCGGCAGGCTGACGTGATCATCGTGCCCGGCACCATCGTCTCGAAGTTCGCGCCGCGCATGAAGCGCGTCTACGACCAGATGCCGGAGCCGAAGTTCGTCGTCGGTATGGGGAACTGCACGGCGTCCGGCGGCCCGTTCCAGGAGGGCTACAACGTCGTGAAGGGTGCCGAGGAGGTCATCCCGGTCGACATCCACATCCCGGGCTGCCCGCCGCGCCCCGAAGCACTGGTCTACGGCGTCGCGAAGCTCCAGGAACGCATCGCGAACGGCGAGTCGTCGCCGGTCACGGTCAAGCCCTACGAGCTCCAGCAGTTCGGCGACCTCGACCGCGACGAACTCGTCGACAAGCTCGCCGAGGACATCGACGAGGAGACCCTCGTCATGCGGTACAACTGGGCTGATTCGCCATGA
- a CDS encoding NADH-quinone oxidoreductase subunit J, which translates to MPYETLAFALFAVITIASSLGVVLVRDVWHSALLLGVALLSIGVHYVMLQAPFLMAMQVLVYVGGVLILITFAVMLTKKQQGVAS; encoded by the coding sequence ATGCCATACGAGACACTCGCGTTCGCGCTGTTCGCTGTCATCACGATAGCGAGTAGCCTCGGTGTCGTTCTCGTGCGGGACGTGTGGCACTCCGCGCTGTTGCTGGGCGTCGCGTTGCTCAGCATCGGCGTCCACTACGTGATGCTGCAAGCGCCGTTCCTCATGGCGATGCAGGTCCTCGTGTACGTCGGCGGAGTGCTCATCCTCATCACGTTCGCCGTGATGCTCACGAAGAAACAACAGGGGGTGGCGTCATGA
- the nuoL gene encoding NADH-quinone oxidoreductase subunit L: MVGALEFTPAIPLLPLASFFVALLVGYFAPRLLPKGGAIPGIVATAGSLVMSVLAFFAVSQGDYYAETLYTWVVGQETFSLHFGVLVDPLSAMMLIIVSLVAFLVHVFSLGYMNDEGETGLPRYYAGLGLFTFSMLSFVIADNLLMAFMFFELVGLCSFLLIGFHFREPGPPSAAKKAFLVTRFGDYFFLIGVVAIFATFGTARFVATGEGAHAFPHMAEQALAAVSGEGTMPEHVAHFLDVVGMSARDWFSVVGLLVLGGVIGKSAQFPLHTWLPDAMEGPTPVSALIHAATMVAAGVYLVARMYGFYALLPTVLAIIALVGGFTALFAATMGVVKDELKQVLAYSTISQYGYMMLGLGTGGYIAASFHLMTHAFFKALLFLGAGSVIIAMHHNENMWDMGGLKEKMPVTYYTFLSGSLALAGIVPFAGFWSKDEILYEALIYGAGDSPILLVAYAMGLLAVFFTGFYTFRMVFLTFHGESRSDTAENPHSVGWNVKFPLVVLGILAATVGLVNMTPVAEFTGEHIEFLHEWLAGTEGTAFSNLGYEHYHHLLEEFAGYHAADIAPFVPAAISLALALGGAGLAWVLYNVDEPTEHTEKLGGAKTVLYNNYYQDEYQVWLANGVTLPLARAADTFDQGVIDGVVNAVSSVSLFSGSRIKRIQDGVVTHYAAMLTLGLVALLVVFGVTGGWF; encoded by the coding sequence ATGGTAGGTGCACTCGAGTTCACTCCGGCGATTCCGTTGCTGCCGCTCGCGTCGTTCTTCGTCGCGCTGCTGGTGGGCTACTTCGCTCCCCGGCTGCTCCCGAAGGGCGGTGCGATACCCGGCATCGTAGCGACCGCTGGCTCGCTCGTCATGTCCGTGCTGGCGTTCTTCGCGGTGAGCCAGGGAGATTACTACGCCGAGACCCTCTATACGTGGGTCGTCGGCCAGGAGACGTTCAGCCTCCACTTCGGCGTTCTCGTCGACCCGCTGTCGGCGATGATGCTCATCATCGTCTCTCTCGTGGCGTTCCTCGTCCACGTGTTCAGTCTCGGGTACATGAACGACGAGGGCGAGACGGGCCTCCCCCGGTACTACGCTGGCCTCGGCCTGTTCACGTTCTCGATGCTCTCGTTCGTCATCGCGGATAACCTCCTGATGGCGTTCATGTTCTTCGAGCTCGTGGGCCTCTGTTCGTTCCTGCTCATCGGATTCCACTTCCGGGAGCCCGGCCCGCCGAGCGCGGCGAAGAAGGCGTTCCTGGTCACCCGCTTCGGTGACTACTTCTTCCTCATCGGCGTCGTCGCTATCTTCGCGACGTTCGGCACGGCGCGGTTCGTCGCCACTGGTGAGGGTGCACACGCCTTTCCGCACATGGCCGAGCAGGCGCTCGCCGCCGTGAGCGGCGAGGGCACGATGCCCGAGCACGTCGCGCACTTCCTCGACGTGGTTGGCATGAGCGCCCGCGACTGGTTCAGCGTCGTCGGCCTCCTCGTGCTGGGTGGCGTCATTGGGAAGTCCGCGCAGTTCCCGCTGCACACGTGGCTGCCCGACGCGATGGAGGGCCCGACGCCGGTCTCCGCACTCATCCACGCTGCGACGATGGTGGCGGCCGGCGTCTACCTCGTCGCGCGCATGTACGGCTTCTACGCGCTGCTCCCGACCGTCCTCGCCATCATCGCGCTGGTCGGCGGGTTCACGGCGCTGTTCGCCGCGACGATGGGTGTCGTCAAAGACGAACTCAAGCAGGTGCTCGCGTACTCCACCATCAGCCAGTACGGCTACATGATGCTGGGGCTGGGCACCGGCGGTTACATCGCGGCGAGCTTCCACCTGATGACCCACGCGTTCTTCAAGGCGCTGCTGTTCCTGGGGGCCGGGTCGGTCATCATCGCGATGCACCACAACGAGAACATGTGGGACATGGGCGGCCTCAAGGAGAAGATGCCCGTGACCTACTACACGTTCCTCTCCGGCAGCCTCGCGCTCGCCGGCATCGTGCCGTTCGCGGGCTTCTGGTCGAAAGACGAGATTCTCTACGAGGCGCTCATCTACGGCGCGGGTGACAGCCCGATTCTGCTCGTTGCGTACGCGATGGGTCTGCTCGCCGTGTTCTTCACCGGGTTCTACACCTTCCGGATGGTGTTCCTCACCTTCCACGGGGAGTCCCGGAGCGACACCGCAGAGAACCCCCACAGCGTCGGCTGGAACGTCAAGTTCCCGCTCGTCGTGCTCGGGATTCTCGCGGCGACGGTCGGTCTCGTGAACATGACGCCGGTCGCGGAGTTCACGGGCGAGCACATCGAGTTCCTCCACGAGTGGCTCGCGGGCACCGAGGGCACCGCGTTCTCGAACCTCGGTTACGAGCACTACCACCACCTGCTCGAGGAGTTCGCCGGCTACCACGCCGCGGACATCGCTCCGTTCGTGCCGGCCGCGATCTCGCTGGCGCTCGCACTCGGCGGCGCTGGCCTCGCGTGGGTGCTGTACAACGTGGACGAGCCGACCGAGCACACGGAGAAACTCGGCGGTGCGAAGACGGTGCTGTACAACAACTACTACCAGGACGAGTACCAGGTGTGGCTCGCCAACGGCGTGACGCTGCCGCTGGCGCGCGCCGCCGACACCTTCGATCAGGGTGTCATCGACGGCGTCGTCAACGCGGTCAGCAGCGTCAGCCTGTTCTCCGGCAGCCGCATCAAGCGCATCCAGGACGGCGTGGTGACGCACTACGCGGCGATGCTCACACTCGGGCTGGTCGCGCTGCTCGTCGTCTTCGGTGTCACAGGAGGGTGGTTCTAG
- a CDS encoding NADH-quinone oxidoreductase subunit D: MSTQKEEPETPDTVDEGVDVDEIESLIGDHVLEREDHLNAPGFVIRADAVQDVLGALKDRAGYDHLSCVTAEEHEDRFESIYHLRKYDDPTDEVSIIVPTSRDEPVSESAESVFRTADWHEREAYDLVGVQYDDHPNLERILLPDTWVGHPLGRDYNQEKPQIVTFDENRNPLEEDHRGDEGEGDTMFLNIGPHHPATHGVLHVETVLDGEQVADVNPDIGYLHRCEEQMAQNGTYRHQIMPYPDRWDYGPGGVLNEWAYARAAEDLADIDVPEYAQVLRTFSAELCRIACHMLALGTFCLDIYGDFTAIFMYAMRDREVVQNLIEDLTGQRMMLNYLRLGGVVWDVPEPREEYFENVRDFLDELPERLDEYHDLITSNEIFQARTVDTGYLDPETAKNYGVTGPVARGSGVDYDVRRDDPYGYYEELDWDVVTDEGGDNYSRLLVRMREVEQSARIIEQCVDLLEDWPEDERNIQANVPRTLKPEAGKEVYKTVEGAKGELGVYIRADGTDKPGRFKIRSPCFSNLSALQEMSTGEYIPDLVATLGSLDVILGEVDR, from the coding sequence ATGAGCACGCAGAAAGAAGAACCCGAGACGCCGGACACGGTCGACGAGGGCGTCGACGTCGACGAGATCGAATCCCTCATCGGCGACCACGTCCTCGAGCGCGAGGACCACCTGAACGCGCCCGGCTTCGTCATCCGGGCCGACGCGGTCCAGGACGTCCTCGGCGCGCTCAAAGACCGGGCTGGCTACGACCACCTCTCCTGTGTCACGGCCGAGGAACACGAGGACCGGTTCGAGAGCATCTACCACCTGCGGAAGTACGACGACCCGACGGACGAAGTCTCGATCATCGTCCCGACGAGCCGCGACGAACCGGTCAGCGAGTCCGCGGAGTCGGTGTTCCGGACGGCTGACTGGCACGAGCGAGAGGCCTACGACCTCGTGGGCGTCCAGTACGACGACCACCCGAACCTCGAACGCATCCTGCTGCCCGACACGTGGGTCGGCCACCCGCTGGGCCGGGACTACAACCAGGAGAAACCCCAGATCGTCACGTTCGACGAGAATCGCAACCCCCTCGAAGAAGACCACCGCGGCGACGAGGGCGAGGGCGACACGATGTTCCTCAACATCGGTCCCCACCACCCGGCCACGCACGGCGTCCTCCACGTCGAGACGGTCCTCGACGGCGAGCAGGTCGCGGACGTCAACCCCGACATCGGCTACCTCCACCGCTGCGAGGAGCAGATGGCCCAGAACGGGACCTACCGTCACCAGATTATGCCGTACCCCGACCGCTGGGACTACGGCCCCGGTGGCGTCCTCAACGAGTGGGCGTACGCCCGTGCAGCCGAGGACCTCGCGGACATTGACGTCCCCGAGTACGCACAGGTGCTGCGTACCTTCAGCGCGGAGCTGTGTCGCATCGCGTGCCACATGCTCGCGCTCGGGACGTTCTGTCTGGACATCTACGGCGACTTCACCGCTATCTTCATGTACGCGATGCGGGACCGCGAAGTCGTCCAGAACCTCATCGAGGACCTCACCGGTCAGCGGATGATGCTCAACTACCTCCGGCTGGGCGGCGTCGTCTGGGACGTCCCGGAACCCCGCGAGGAGTACTTCGAGAACGTCCGGGACTTCCTCGACGAACTCCCGGAGCGACTCGACGAGTACCACGACCTCATCACGTCCAACGAAATCTTCCAGGCCCGGACCGTCGACACCGGCTACCTCGACCCGGAGACTGCCAAAAACTACGGCGTCACGGGCCCGGTCGCTCGCGGGTCCGGCGTCGACTACGACGTTCGCCGCGACGACCCCTACGGCTACTACGAGGAGCTCGACTGGGACGTCGTCACGGACGAGGGCGGCGACAACTACTCGCGGCTGCTCGTGCGGATGCGTGAGGTCGAACAGTCCGCGCGCATCATCGAGCAGTGCGTCGACCTTCTGGAGGACTGGCCGGAGGACGAACGGAACATTCAGGCGAACGTCCCCCGCACTCTCAAGCCGGAAGCCGGCAAGGAGGTCTACAAGACTGTCGAGGGCGCGAAGGGCGAGCTCGGCGTCTACATCCGCGCCGACGGCACTGACAAGCCCGGACGCTTCAAGATCCGGAGTCCCTGCTTCAGCAACCTCTCAGCGCTCCAAGAGATGTCGACCGGCGAGTACATCCCGGACCTCGTCGCCACGCTCGGCAGCCTCGACGTGATTCTCGGGGAGGTGGACCGATAG